From Pseudobdellovibrio exovorus JSS, a single genomic window includes:
- a CDS encoding outer membrane beta-barrel domain-containing protein, translating into MQNTYVKKTSAKYALAIILVNSLCWNVLAQEQNAEDMDVIGVESLYRNNPPPVQTAPAPVVSEPTTAKEQQELQAIQSNPEVQNSRVRSLTDLNQLSPFQDISVIQKKYLPKTERFQIYAAGGLTTNSPWFTNLGAKLNLGYHFSESWGLELSGMFLSNSENQSAKDLRTNNNLQPDKFVTTKYNMGLDLIWSPIYGKLTTLDNRIIPFDMYFSFGGGVSNTTSQEKTVPTYHIGTGQIFAISKSMAFRWDYSWNFYQATPVADATGTVAPSKTTYNDLIFTAGISFFFPEASYR; encoded by the coding sequence GTGCAAAACACGTATGTGAAAAAAACTTCGGCGAAATATGCCTTGGCGATTATCCTCGTGAATTCGTTATGCTGGAATGTTTTGGCTCAAGAGCAGAACGCAGAAGATATGGATGTTATCGGGGTCGAAAGTTTATATCGTAATAATCCACCTCCAGTTCAGACAGCTCCGGCACCTGTTGTTTCTGAGCCGACAACGGCAAAAGAACAACAAGAGTTACAGGCTATTCAAAGTAATCCTGAAGTGCAAAATAGCCGTGTACGCAGTTTGACAGATTTAAATCAGCTATCACCATTCCAAGATATTTCAGTTATTCAGAAGAAATACCTTCCTAAAACAGAGCGCTTTCAAATTTACGCAGCAGGTGGACTCACAACGAATTCCCCTTGGTTCACAAATTTAGGGGCTAAGTTGAATTTAGGTTATCACTTTAGTGAGTCATGGGGATTAGAGCTTTCAGGAATGTTCTTAAGTAATTCTGAAAATCAATCGGCAAAAGATTTACGAACAAATAATAACTTACAGCCAGATAAGTTTGTGACCACGAAGTATAATATGGGATTGGATTTGATTTGGTCGCCGATCTACGGGAAGCTGACGACGCTAGACAATCGGATCATTCCATTTGATATGTATTTCTCTTTTGGTGGTGGGGTCTCAAATACGACATCGCAGGAAAAAACAGTTCCGACCTATCATATAGGTACGGGACAAATCTTTGCTATTTCTAAGTCTATGGCATTTCGTTGGGACTACAGTTGGAATTTCTATCAAGCAACTCCGGTTGCAGATGCTACGGGTACAGTGGCGCCATCGAAAACGACTTATAATGATTTGATATTCACAGCTGGTATCAGCTTTTTCTTTCCGGAGGCTAGCTACAGATGA